One genomic segment of Ignavibacteriota bacterium includes these proteins:
- a CDS encoding DinB family protein, with protein sequence MLKESLIKIFDRDLEKLISEIQLFENEENLWIVKGDIKNSAGNLALHLCGNLKHFIGHNLGGTNYIRERDKEFSLKNISKLELIKNIEETKDIVISTLTNFDESRFSEIYKEKISLGDVEVGYFLLHLITHLNYHLGQINYLRRFQIN encoded by the coding sequence ATGTTAAAAGAATCTTTAATAAAAATCTTTGATAGAGATTTAGAAAAATTAATTTCAGAAATTCAACTTTTTGAAAATGAAGAAAATTTATGGATTGTTAAAGGCGATATTAAAAACTCAGCCGGAAATTTAGCGCTTCATTTATGCGGAAATCTAAAACATTTTATTGGACATAATCTTGGCGGAACAAACTATATAAGAGAAAGGGACAAAGAATTTTCACTTAAAAACATTTCTAAATTGGAATTGATAAAAAATATTGAAGAAACAAAAGATATTGTTATTTCAACATTAACCAATTTTGATGAATCAAGATTTTCCGAAATTTATAAAGAAAAAATTTCTCTCGGCGATGTTGAGGTTGGATATTTTTTACTTCATCTAATCACACATCTTAATTATCATTTAGGACAAATAAATTATCTCCGAAGATTTCAAATAAACTAA
- a CDS encoding MOSC domain-containing protein, with translation MNEYTLTQINIFPVKSLSGISLQEWLVEERGLQFDRRWMLVDSENMFITQRLFPKMIFIDVKIENDNLVFHHKRKNIEPLKISLKVFPDKKIKVQVWEDFCNSLEYEKIINDWFSEALDINCKLVYMPNSAERKTSTKYYPESKNVSFADGYPFLMIGEESLKFLNEKLSNPISMNQFRTNFVFSGGNPHDEDSWKNIKIGNLNFTVVKPCARCVITTIDQQSGNKSKEPLATLNTYRNFDNKIMFGQNVICHNEGIIKVGETISFE, from the coding sequence ATGAATGAATACACTTTAACACAAATAAACATTTTCCCGGTAAAATCTTTATCGGGAATTTCATTGCAAGAATGGTTAGTAGAAGAAAGAGGATTGCAATTTGATAGAAGATGGATGCTTGTAGATTCTGAAAATATGTTTATCACTCAACGACTTTTCCCCAAAATGATTTTCATAGATGTAAAAATTGAAAACGACAATTTGGTATTTCATCACAAAAGAAAAAATATAGAACCGCTCAAAATTTCTCTAAAAGTTTTTCCGGATAAAAAAATAAAAGTTCAAGTTTGGGAAGATTTTTGTAATTCATTAGAATATGAAAAAATTATAAACGATTGGTTTAGCGAAGCGTTAGATATTAATTGTAAATTAGTTTACATGCCAAATTCTGCAGAAAGAAAAACATCAACAAAATATTATCCGGAAAGTAAAAATGTAAGTTTTGCAGATGGTTATCCGTTTTTAATGATTGGAGAAGAATCTTTAAAATTTTTAAATGAAAAATTATCAAATCCAATTTCCATGAATCAATTTAGAACCAATTTTGTTTTTTCCGGTGGAAATCCTCACGATGAAGATAGTTGGAAAAATATTAAAATTGGAAATCTAAATTTCACAGTTGTTAAACCCTGTGCAAGATGCGTTATTACAACAATCGATCAGCAAAGCGGAAATAAAAGTAAAGAACCGCTTGCAACATTAAATACGTACAGAAATTTTGATAACAAAATTATGTTCGGACAAAATGTAATTTGTCACAATGAGGGAATTATAAAAGTCGGTGAAACGATTTCATTCGAATAA
- a CDS encoding TrpB-like pyridoxal phosphate-dependent enzyme: MDNQKKYLLDEKEIPTHWYNIQADMPNPMLPPLHPGTMQPVGPQDLAPLFPMELIKQEVTKERWIEIPEEVRNVYKEWRVTPLVRAYGLEKLLDTPAKIYYKYEGVSPAGSHKPNTAVAQAYYNKMEGVKKITTETGAGQWGSALAYACQKFGIDLEVYMVRISYEQKPYRKLLMNTWGAKVFASPTNLTDSGKKILAEDPNSPGSLGIAISEAVERAAKDPETKYSLGSVLNHVLLHQTVIGLEALKQMELANDYPDIVIAPLGGGSNFAGISFPFVHHNIIDGKKTRCIAVEPASCPKLTKGEFRYDFGDSVGLTPLIPMYTLGHNFVPAPIHAGGLRYHGASALASQLLKDKLIEAVAVQQLECFEAGVKFANAEGIIPAPESTHGIAAVIREANKAKVEGKSKTILFNLSGHGHFDMGAYQDYFDGKLKDHFFSDEEIHSGLKNLTTPKIQ, encoded by the coding sequence ATGGATAATCAGAAAAAATATTTACTTGATGAAAAAGAAATTCCCACACATTGGTATAATATCCAAGCGGATATGCCGAATCCAATGCTTCCGCCGCTGCACCCGGGAACAATGCAGCCGGTTGGGCCTCAAGATTTAGCTCCGTTATTTCCAATGGAATTAATAAAACAAGAAGTTACAAAAGAAAGATGGATTGAAATTCCCGAAGAAGTAAGAAATGTTTATAAGGAATGGCGTGTTACACCTTTGGTACGTGCTTATGGATTGGAAAAATTGTTAGATACTCCGGCAAAAATTTACTATAAATATGAAGGTGTTAGTCCGGCTGGTTCCCACAAACCAAATACTGCTGTGGCTCAAGCATATTATAATAAAATGGAAGGCGTGAAAAAAATTACGACAGAAACCGGTGCGGGTCAATGGGGAAGCGCATTAGCTTATGCATGTCAAAAATTTGGAATTGATTTAGAAGTTTACATGGTTAGAATTAGTTATGAACAAAAACCATACAGAAAATTATTGATGAATACTTGGGGAGCAAAAGTTTTTGCTTCACCCACAAATTTAACAGATTCCGGAAAGAAAATTTTAGCAGAAGATCCAAATTCCCCGGGAAGTTTAGGAATTGCAATTTCCGAAGCTGTAGAAAGAGCCGCAAAAGATCCCGAAACAAAATATTCTTTAGGCAGCGTTTTAAACCATGTTCTTTTACATCAAACCGTAATTGGATTGGAAGCTTTAAAGCAAATGGAATTAGCAAATGATTATCCGGATATTGTTATTGCACCATTAGGCGGCGGATCAAATTTTGCCGGAATTTCTTTTCCGTTTGTTCATCATAATATTATTGATGGTAAAAAAACAAGATGCATCGCAGTGGAACCGGCTTCTTGTCCTAAATTAACAAAAGGTGAGTTCCGTTACGATTTTGGAGATTCAGTTGGATTAACTCCGCTAATTCCAATGTATACATTAGGACATAATTTTGTTCCGGCGCCAATTCATGCGGGTGGATTAAGATATCACGGAGCAAGTGCTTTGGCAAGTCAACTTCTTAAGGATAAATTAATTGAAGCAGTTGCTGTTCAACAATTGGAATGTTTTGAAGCTGGAGTAAAATTTGCAAATGCTGAAGGAATTATTCCCGCACCGGAATCAACTCACGGAATTGCAGCAGTTATACGCGAAGCAAATAAAGCTAAAGTTGAAGGAAAATCAAAAACAATATTGTTTAATTTAAGCGGACACGGACATTTTGATATGGGCGCTTATCAAGATTATTTTGATGGTAAATTAAAAGATCATTTTTTTTCAGATGAAGAAATACATTCCGGATTGAAAAATTTAACCACACCAAAAATACAATAA
- a CDS encoding SRPBCC family protein yields the protein MKILKIIFKIVIAIIVLFFVIALFLPSEYKVERSIEINKSANVVFNYVSDFRNFKDWNPWSPFEPGHKVEVTGDSATVGQKYYWEGEIIGSGQMVFTELHPYDLIKADIEFLTPQQGKGIVDFVFEANGNSTKFSWAITGEADFPVGRYMGLMMDSFLGKNFEDGAKTLKVKCEAL from the coding sequence ATGAAAATATTAAAAATCATTTTCAAAATTGTGATTGCTATAATAGTTCTCTTTTTTGTAATAGCATTATTTCTTCCTTCCGAATATAAAGTTGAACGCAGCATAGAAATAAATAAATCGGCAAATGTTGTTTTTAATTATGTTTCAGATTTTAGAAATTTTAAGGATTGGAATCCGTGGAGCCCGTTTGAACCCGGACATAAGGTTGAAGTAACCGGAGATTCTGCAACTGTCGGACAAAAATATTATTGGGAAGGAGAAATTATTGGTTCCGGGCAAATGGTATTTACCGAATTACATCCTTATGATTTGATAAAAGCCGATATAGAATTTTTAACACCACAGCAAGGAAAAGGAATTGTTGATTTTGTATTTGAAGCAAACGGAAATTCCACAAAATTTAGCTGGGCAATTACCGGTGAAGCTGATTTTCCGGTTGGAAGATACATGGGTTTAATGATGGATAGTTTTCTTGGTAAAAATTTTGAAGACGGAGCAAAAACATTAAAAGTAAAATGTGAAGCTTTGTAA
- a CDS encoding beta-lactamase family protein, translating to MLNKYIFPSVILVVIIILLFIFKSTVFNKDRISDSDLVKVELTNEQILKSKEIHKYFSHKNKVNGFNGNVLFAENGNIIYENSFGYADLNSEKKNYIDTKFQIASVSKPFTAYAIMLLKQKNELSLEDSIQQYFPEFPYKGITVKLLLIHKSGLPEYFYFAEKLWEDKKTPITNTDVINLMIEKFPNRYYLPDKKYNYINTNYCILAAIIEKITGDDFEEFMNEEIFQPLEMHNTFIYNPSSFEEFKNTATGYEREKIKAQDTFLNGVVGDKGVYTTVEDLLKFDKALYKGNPVEVEIINEAFQPAHEKLFINDNYGYGWRINAEDSANKIVYHAGWWKGFRSYFIRELGKKKTIIILSNLSNKAKFGTKELIELFN from the coding sequence ATGCTTAATAAATATATTTTTCCCTCTGTTATTTTAGTTGTAATTATAATTTTGCTATTCATTTTTAAAAGTACGGTTTTCAACAAAGATAGAATTTCAGATTCTGATTTAGTAAAAGTTGAATTAACAAACGAACAAATTTTAAAATCAAAAGAAATTCATAAATATTTTTCACATAAAAATAAAGTTAACGGATTTAACGGAAATGTTCTTTTTGCCGAAAATGGAAATATCATTTATGAAAATTCTTTCGGTTATGCAGATTTAAATTCCGAAAAGAAAAATTATATAGATACAAAATTCCAAATTGCTTCAGTTTCAAAACCATTTACGGCTTATGCAATAATGCTTCTTAAGCAAAAAAATGAACTAAGTTTAGAGGATTCGATCCAGCAATATTTTCCGGAATTTCCTTATAAAGGAATTACTGTAAAATTATTATTAATTCATAAATCGGGTTTGCCGGAATATTTTTATTTTGCGGAAAAATTGTGGGAAGATAAAAAAACGCCAATCACAAATACAGACGTAATCAATCTTATGATTGAAAAATTTCCCAACAGATATTATTTGCCGGATAAAAAGTACAATTACATAAATACAAATTATTGTATTCTTGCTGCAATTATTGAAAAAATTACCGGAGATGATTTTGAAGAATTTATGAATGAAGAAATTTTTCAGCCTTTGGAAATGCACAATACGTTTATTTATAATCCTTCCAGCTTTGAAGAATTTAAAAATACAGCAACCGGTTACGAAAGAGAAAAAATAAAAGCGCAGGATACATTTCTTAATGGTGTTGTTGGTGACAAAGGAGTTTATACAACCGTGGAAGATTTGTTAAAGTTTGATAAAGCTTTGTATAAAGGTAATCCGGTAGAAGTGGAAATTATCAACGAAGCGTTTCAACCCGCACACGAAAAACTTTTTATAAATGATAATTACGGTTACGGCTGGAGAATTAATGCAGAAGATTCTGCAAATAAAATTGTTTATCATGCCGGCTGGTGGAAAGGATTCCGTTCTTATTTTATTAGAGAATTGGGAAAAAAGAAAACAATTATTATTTTAAGCAATCTTTCTAACAAAGCAAAATTTGGAACAAAAGAGTTAATAGAATTATTTAATTGA
- a CDS encoding DUF4126 domain-containing protein: MNFETVISIFLGISLASAVGFRVFVPLLVMSIASLFGYLNLSSGFEWIGTIPALVIFGAATLFEIAGYYIPFVDNFLDTISSPTAVIAGTVVMASSIVELDPLIKWALAIIAGGGAAGIVQGLTSITRGASTATTGGVGNHVVSTTEAGASLGISILAILFPIFIGILIILFLTWAVKKVYNKLLKPNSK, translated from the coding sequence ATAAATTTTGAAACCGTAATTAGTATATTTTTAGGAATAAGTCTGGCATCTGCAGTTGGATTTAGAGTCTTTGTTCCATTACTCGTAATGAGCATTGCTTCTTTATTTGGTTATTTAAATCTTTCATCCGGATTTGAATGGATTGGAACAATTCCGGCGCTGGTAATTTTTGGCGCCGCAACACTTTTTGAAATTGCCGGATATTACATTCCATTTGTAGATAATTTTTTAGATACAATTTCTTCACCAACCGCAGTAATTGCCGGAACAGTTGTAATGGCTTCTTCAATAGTTGAGTTGGATCCTTTAATAAAATGGGCGCTCGCAATTATTGCCGGAGGCGGCGCTGCCGGAATAGTTCAAGGTTTAACATCAATAACGCGCGGAGCTTCAACCGCAACAACCGGCGGAGTTGGAAACCATGTTGTTTCTACCACAGAAGCCGGAGCTTCACTTGGTATTTCTATTCTTGCAATTTTATTCCCAATTTTTATTGGAATTCTTATAATTCTATTTCTCACGTGGGCTGTAAAAAAAGTCTATAACAAATTACTTAAACCCAATTCAAAATAA
- a CDS encoding NADP-dependent malic enzyme, producing MSVTKEEALKYHSEGRKGKIEVIASKPCFTARDLSLAYTPGVAEPCWEIEKNPDDVYKYTAKGNLVAVVSNGTAVLGLGDIGPEAGKPVMEGKGVLFKRFADIDVFDIELKTKDPKEVIRAVQLLEPTFGGINLEDIKAPECFEIEEELKRTMNIPVFHDDQHGTAIISCAALINAAELANKKLEDLRLVVSGAGAAAVSCCKLYIRAGVKVENIAMFDSKGHIHKGRTDLNSQKKEFAQDIHYATLEDGMKNANVFIGLSKANVVSKEMIKSMAPNPIVFAMANPDPEITYEDAVSVRTDIIMATGRSDYPNQVNNVLGFPFIFRGALDVRASAINEEMKMAATKALASLAKEKVPDAVIRAYGGTDFEFGRNYIIPKPFDARVLWKVAPAVARAAMETGIARIQIEDWVKYEEQLKERLGYSTEIIRMMIHKAQKNPRKIVYAEGEEEKIIRAANSALNDNISIPILIGNKQIIEQKLDELGYNKNKFEIVDPNNFAKHDEYANEFYKLRQRKGLTLNEAKDLIKQPNYLGSMLVLMGDAHALIGGLGHSYPTTIKPALETIGVKKGMKVVSGLYIIIIKRKVYFLADTTVNVNPNAEQLAEIAISAADTAKQFDIQPIVAMLSFSNFGSTHYPESTKVRDAVKIVNELRPDIIIDGEMQADTAVVPEILENEFPFAKIKGGANVLIFPNLDSGNIAYKLLDRLTESTVIGPILMGMKKPVHVLQRDVSVDDIINLSAIAAVEAMNNK from the coding sequence ATGAGCGTTACAAAAGAAGAAGCACTTAAGTATCATTCTGAGGGACGAAAAGGAAAAATTGAAGTTATTGCTTCTAAACCTTGCTTTACCGCAAGAGATTTATCATTGGCATACACACCCGGCGTTGCAGAACCTTGTTGGGAAATTGAAAAAAATCCGGATGATGTTTATAAATATACGGCAAAAGGAAATTTAGTTGCTGTTGTAAGTAACGGAACAGCCGTTCTGGGCTTGGGCGATATTGGTCCGGAAGCCGGAAAACCGGTTATGGAAGGAAAAGGAGTTTTGTTCAAAAGATTTGCTGATATTGATGTTTTTGATATTGAATTAAAAACAAAAGATCCTAAAGAAGTAATTAGAGCAGTTCAATTATTGGAACCGACATTTGGTGGAATAAATTTAGAAGATATCAAAGCTCCCGAGTGTTTTGAAATTGAAGAAGAATTAAAACGCACAATGAACATTCCCGTTTTTCATGATGATCAACACGGAACCGCAATTATTTCTTGTGCTGCGTTAATTAATGCCGCAGAATTAGCAAATAAAAAACTTGAGGATTTGAGATTAGTTGTCTCCGGTGCCGGAGCCGCAGCAGTTTCATGCTGTAAACTTTACATTAGAGCCGGAGTAAAAGTTGAAAATATTGCAATGTTCGATTCTAAAGGTCATATTCATAAAGGCAGAACCGATTTAAATTCGCAGAAAAAGGAATTTGCACAAGATATTCATTATGCAACGTTAGAAGACGGAATGAAAAATGCTAATGTGTTTATTGGTTTGTCAAAAGCAAATGTAGTTTCTAAGGAAATGATAAAATCAATGGCGCCAAATCCAATTGTGTTTGCAATGGCAAATCCAGATCCGGAAATTACATATGAAGATGCAGTTTCAGTAAGAACAGATATTATCATGGCAACGGGAAGAAGTGATTATCCAAACCAAGTAAATAATGTTTTGGGATTTCCGTTTATCTTCAGAGGAGCTTTGGATGTAAGAGCGAGCGCAATTAATGAAGAAATGAAAATGGCGGCAACAAAAGCATTGGCAAGTCTCGCAAAAGAAAAAGTTCCGGATGCTGTAATTCGCGCTTACGGTGGAACCGATTTTGAATTCGGCAGAAATTATATTATTCCAAAACCTTTTGATGCAAGAGTTCTATGGAAAGTTGCTCCGGCTGTTGCAAGAGCAGCAATGGAAACCGGCATTGCCCGCATCCAAATTGAAGATTGGGTAAAATATGAAGAACAATTGAAAGAACGACTTGGATACTCAACAGAAATAATTAGAATGATGATTCACAAAGCACAAAAAAATCCAAGAAAAATTGTTTATGCGGAAGGCGAAGAAGAAAAAATTATCCGCGCTGCAAATTCTGCGCTTAATGATAATATCAGCATTCCAATTTTAATTGGGAACAAACAAATTATTGAACAAAAATTAGATGAGCTTGGATACAATAAAAATAAATTTGAAATAGTTGATCCAAATAATTTTGCCAAACATGATGAATATGCAAATGAGTTTTACAAATTAAGGCAACGAAAAGGGTTAACATTAAATGAAGCAAAAGATTTAATTAAACAACCAAATTATTTGGGTTCCATGTTAGTGTTGATGGGCGATGCTCATGCATTAATAGGCGGATTGGGACACAGTTATCCCACAACAATAAAACCAGCTTTAGAAACAATAGGCGTTAAAAAAGGAATGAAAGTTGTTTCGGGACTTTATATTATAATTATAAAACGAAAAGTATATTTCTTAGCTGATACAACCGTTAATGTTAATCCGAATGCTGAACAGCTTGCGGAAATTGCAATCAGCGCCGCAGATACAGCAAAACAATTTGATATTCAACCAATTGTTGCAATGCTTTCGTTTAGTAATTTCGGAAGTACACATTATCCAGAATCCACAAAAGTAAGAGATGCCGTAAAAATTGTAAATGAATTACGACCGGATATAATAATCGATGGCGAAATGCAGGCAGATACGGCAGTGGTTCCGGAAATATTAGAAAACGAATTTCCGTTTGCAAAAATTAAAGGCGGAGCAAATGTTTTAATTTTCCCAAATCTTGATTCGGGCAATATTGCATATAAACTTTTAGATAGATTAACAGAATCAACCGTAATTGGTCCAATTTTAATGGGAATGAAAAAACCAGTTCACGTATTACAGAGAGATGTTTCTGTTGATGATATAATTAATTTATCAGCAATTGCTGCCGTTGAAGCGATGAATAATAAATAG
- a CDS encoding PAS domain S-box protein: MKPNEMIINKIDSFSQSELKENSLKLQITPEIYTNSFDIIKLNEFNRLIVENSQDGIMIIDDEFKIEYANNRIFELTGLTKELIINQDFTSVFNSIDLEMFFNNFNSDENKKFLSSIFELPISVDNNQQRIIEISNTKLKDSEGNAKILSQIREINFQKNTAEEIKQSEEKFRSIVENSHLGIVIIDMDYKFEYVNDQFCKILHSTKEKLTGTDFRKILSKDSAEIVSERYIKRQQGIETPSEYEIKLVRNDGEERNVKLSSSIVNFSGKIKTIAQILDITEFTRKEKLQSAILKISQAVNEVNNLRDFLKIVREELSTILDTTNFYVALYDKNTDAYTFPYFVDEFDKYDELTQLELKDSLTDYVRRKKEAILVNNNMQTILESEGEIKGIVGSNCPVWLGAPLVVNNQAVGVVVVQNYYNENTYNETDLELLKLVSENVSSAIWKKQIIDKLTESELRYRDFISRSSEGIYRIDFDPPILTTLSDEEQVAQILKFGNIGECNNSFAKMHDQQTYKDIVGKNLNIFYGNKITDQTFKYYLDFVNSSYKTIDSETTKNSANEEQISFLNNSIGIIKDGFLLNIWGIQKDITESKKLQNILKQIAEGVSSSIGDTFFRSLVNFLGETLKVDFTFIAKLSEDKKTADSLASWQKDKLVDNFSYKLKNSPSKFILERNVTTLISDVQKDFPNDESLKNLNIKSYMGRPLIDSKGKIIGIIVIMQQGKIQNVEFTKSVLEIFASRSSQEIERLNYVKEIVESKEQAERSNKLKSDFLAQMSHEIRTPVNTILSFASLVRESLEHQLDEDLKDSFKIIENGGRRLIRTIDLILNVSQIQSGSLILTPTKLNLVTILEDLIAEFKQSAIKKNLELILESSHPKLNLYADLYTLTQIFANLIHNAIKYTNNGSVRLVAVKTDQKEIIVEVIDSGVGMSEKYLTELFDPFSQEETGYTRKFEGTGLGLTLVRKYCELNNAEIIVQSRKNEGSTFTIKFKK; this comes from the coding sequence ATGAAACCTAATGAAATGATTATTAATAAAATAGATTCATTCTCTCAAAGTGAGCTTAAAGAAAACTCTTTAAAACTTCAAATTACGCCAGAAATTTATACTAACAGTTTTGACATTATTAAGTTAAATGAATTTAATAGACTTATTGTTGAAAATTCACAAGATGGAATAATGATTATTGATGACGAATTCAAAATTGAATATGCAAACAATCGCATTTTTGAACTTACCGGATTAACAAAAGAATTAATTATAAATCAAGATTTTACAAGTGTTTTTAATTCAATTGATTTGGAAATGTTTTTTAACAATTTCAATTCGGATGAAAATAAAAAATTTCTTAGTTCGATTTTTGAACTGCCGATTTCGGTTGATAATAATCAGCAAAGAATTATAGAGATCAGCAATACTAAACTAAAAGATTCTGAAGGAAATGCGAAAATTTTATCTCAAATTAGAGAAATTAACTTTCAGAAAAATACCGCCGAAGAAATTAAACAATCGGAAGAAAAATTTAGATCAATTGTAGAAAATTCTCATTTGGGAATTGTAATAATTGATATGGATTATAAATTCGAATATGTAAATGATCAATTTTGTAAAATTCTACATTCAACAAAAGAAAAGTTAACCGGAACGGATTTTAGAAAAATTTTATCCAAAGATTCTGCTGAAATTGTTTCTGAAAGATATATCAAACGTCAGCAAGGAATTGAAACTCCATCCGAATATGAAATAAAACTTGTAAGAAACGACGGCGAAGAACGGAATGTAAAGTTAAGTTCATCAATTGTAAATTTTTCCGGTAAAATAAAAACCATTGCACAGATTTTGGATATTACTGAATTTACAAGAAAAGAAAAACTTCAAAGTGCAATTCTTAAAATTTCTCAAGCAGTAAATGAAGTAAATAATCTTAGAGATTTTTTAAAAATTGTTAGGGAAGAACTTTCAACGATTTTAGATACAACCAACTTTTATGTAGCGCTGTATGATAAAAACACCGACGCTTATACTTTCCCATATTTTGTTGATGAATTTGATAAATATGATGAACTGACTCAATTGGAATTAAAAGACAGTTTAACAGATTACGTTCGAAGAAAAAAAGAAGCAATTCTTGTAAATAACAACATGCAAACCATTTTGGAAAGTGAAGGTGAAATTAAAGGAATTGTTGGCAGTAATTGTCCAGTATGGCTGGGCGCTCCGTTAGTTGTAAATAATCAAGCTGTGGGCGTGGTTGTTGTGCAGAATTATTACAATGAAAATACTTACAATGAAACCGATTTGGAATTACTAAAATTAGTTTCGGAAAATGTTAGCTCTGCAATTTGGAAAAAACAGATTATTGATAAATTAACTGAAAGTGAATTACGTTACCGCGATTTTATTTCCAGAAGTTCAGAAGGAATTTACAGAATTGATTTTGATCCGCCGATTCTCACAACTTTATCAGATGAAGAACAAGTTGCTCAAATTTTAAAATTTGGAAATATCGGCGAATGCAATAATTCTTTTGCTAAAATGCATGATCAACAAACATATAAAGATATTGTTGGAAAAAACCTTAACATTTTCTACGGCAATAAAATAACGGATCAAACATTTAAATATTATTTGGATTTCGTAAACTCCAGTTACAAAACAATAGATAGTGAAACGACAAAAAATTCAGCAAATGAAGAACAAATAAGTTTTCTTAATAATTCAATTGGAATTATAAAAGACGGATTTTTGTTAAATATTTGGGGAATTCAAAAAGATATAACCGAAAGCAAAAAATTACAAAATATACTTAAACAAATTGCAGAAGGAGTTTCTTCTTCAATAGGAGATACTTTTTTTAGATCGTTAGTTAATTTTTTAGGAGAAACGTTAAAAGTCGATTTTACTTTTATAGCAAAACTTTCTGAAGATAAAAAAACTGCCGATTCTCTTGCATCTTGGCAAAAAGATAAATTGGTAGATAATTTCAGCTATAAATTAAAAAACTCTCCGAGTAAATTTATTTTAGAAAGAAATGTTACAACATTAATTTCCGATGTTCAAAAAGATTTTCCCAACGATGAATCTTTAAAAAATCTCAATATTAAAAGTTATATGGGGCGGCCTTTAATTGATTCAAAAGGTAAAATAATTGGCATAATAGTAATTATGCAGCAAGGGAAAATACAAAATGTAGAATTTACAAAATCTGTTCTCGAGATTTTTGCTTCAAGAAGTTCGCAGGAAATTGAAAGGTTGAATTATGTTAAAGAAATCGTTGAATCAAAAGAACAAGCCGAAAGATCTAATAAATTAAAATCGGACTTTTTGGCGCAAATGTCCCACGAAATTAGAACTCCGGTTAATACAATTTTAAGTTTTGCATCTTTGGTAAGAGAAAGTTTAGAACATCAGCTGGATGAAGATCTTAAAGATTCATTTAAAATAATTGAAAACGGCGGACGAAGATTAATTAGAACTATTGATTTAATATTAAACGTTTCCCAAATTCAATCCGGAAGTTTAATTCTAACTCCAACAAAACTAAATTTGGTTACAATACTTGAAGATTTAATTGCTGAGTTTAAACAATCTGCAATTAAAAAAAATCTGGAACTTATTTTAGAAAGCAGTCATCCAAAATTAAATCTTTATGCCGATCTTTATACTTTAACGCAAATATTTGCAAATTTAATTCACAACGCAATAAAATACACAAATAATGGTTCCGTAAGATTGGTTGCTGTTAAAACAGATCAAAAAGAAATTATTGTTGAAGTTATAGATTCCGGCGTAGGAATGAGTGAAAAATATTTAACCGAATTATTTGATCCGTTTTCGCAAGAAGAAACCGGTTATACAAGAAAGTTTGAAGGAACCGGATTGGGATTAACATTAGTTAGAAAATATTGCGAATTGAATAATGCCGAAATTATCGTTCAAAGTAGAAAAAATGAAGGCTCAACATTTACAATAAAATTTAAAAAGTAA
- a CDS encoding DUF2461 domain-containing protein gives MIFFEKEFIEFLSDLEKNNNREWFTSNKSRYEKFVKIPFEHFVQHMIYKFQEVDENLIITPEEAIFRIYRDIRFSKDKTPYKNHVSAIITNGGRKNFRDPGVYIEIKSNELNFYSGIYEMNKEQIISTRNYIVSHLNEFNKLLADKNFKKYFGTIKGEQNKILSAEFKETAKIQPLIANKQFYYFAKLPQSKLLSKTLTNDLMKFYFAAQPMNNFLIKALK, from the coding sequence ATGATATTTTTCGAAAAAGAGTTTATAGAATTCTTAAGCGATTTAGAAAAAAATAACAATCGCGAGTGGTTCACGTCTAACAAATCAAGATATGAAAAATTTGTAAAAATTCCTTTTGAACATTTTGTTCAGCATATGATTTATAAATTTCAAGAAGTTGATGAAAATTTAATTATTACTCCGGAAGAAGCAATTTTTAGAATTTACCGCGATATAAGATTCAGCAAAGATAAAACTCCGTATAAAAACCATGTTTCTGCAATTATCACAAACGGCGGAAGAAAAAATTTTAGAGATCCCGGAGTTTATATTGAAATTAAATCGAATGAATTAAATTTCTACAGCGGAATTTATGAAATGAATAAAGAGCAAATTATTAGCACAAGAAATTATATTGTTTCTCATCTAAATGAATTTAATAAACTTTTAGCAGACAAAAATTTTAAGAAATATTTTGGAACAATTAAAGGTGAACAAAATAAAATTCTTTCTGCGGAATTTAAAGAAACCGCTAAAATTCAACCGCTGATTGCAAATAAACAATTTTATTATTTTGCAAAACTTCCGCAGAGTAAATTATTAAGCAAAACATTAACAAACGATTTAATGAAATTTTACTTTGCAGCTCAGCCTATGAATAATTTTTTAATTAAAGCCTTAAAATAA